In the genome of Achromobacter sp. MFA1 R4, the window GATCGCCTTCACTCTTTATCCAGAGCTTATTCAGATCACGCCCAACCCAGAACTGGCCGTCCCATTGAAGACCCGTGTTGCCATCTCTGTCATATGCCATCCCTAGTTTGTCAAAAAGCAGATGGCTCGTGATCATGTTGTCCATCATGTGTGGATAGATGTCGTAAGCGGAATATCGTTGTTCCGTTGTGCCGTCGCTTGTGGGTAAGGTTCCAACCGGCACTGCGCCTGAATTCGCTCCCCCCGACATGTTCTGTATCGAGCCGCGGTCCATGCCATTCATCGAATCCTGGCTCATGCCCTTCATCGAGCCATGATCCATGCCTTTCATCGAATCCTGGTTCATGCCCTTCATCGAGCCATGATCCATGCCTTTCATCGAATCCTGGCTCATGTCCTTCATCGAATCCTGGCTCATGCCCTTCATCGAGCCATGATCCATGCCTTTCATCGAATCCTGGCTCATGCCCTTCATCGAATCCTGGCTCATGCCCTTCATCGAGCCATGATCCATGCCTTTCATCGAATCCTGGTTCATGCCCTTCATCGAGCCATGATCCATGCCTTTCATCGAATCCTGGTTCATGCCCTTCATCGAGCCATGATCCATGCCTTTCATCGAATCCTGGCTCATGTCCTTCATCGAATCCTGGCTCATGCCCTTCATCGAGCCATGATCCATGCCTTTCATCGAATCCTGGCTCATGCCCTTCATCGAATCCTGGCTCATGCCCTTCATCGAGCCATGATCCATGCCTTTCATCGAATCCTGGTTCATGCCCTTCATCGAGCCATGATCCATGCCTTTCATCGAATCCTGGTTCATGCCCTTCATCGAGCCATGATCCATGCCTTTCATCGAATCCTGGCTCATGTCCTTCATCGAGCCATGGTCCATGCCTTTCACCGAATCCTGGCTAGAGCCTTCCGCCGAACCGTGGTTCATGCCATCCATCGAACCGTGGTCCATACCAGGCATCGCACCGGGATTCGTTTGAGCAATAGCTAACCCACCAGTGACCGCCAGAACTGCCCCTCCCGCAATCGCCGCGAGCCAATTTTTCGTACGTCTATGGTTTGTCATTTTGCCTTCACTCCACGACCACTGCACGGAACATGCCAGCTTCCATATGAAAGAGAAGATGACAGTGATATGCCCAGTTTCCTCGGGCGTCGGCACTCACTCGGTAGGTGATCCGCTGCGCAGGATTCAAGCTTATTGTGTGCTTGCGGACTTGGAACTTCCCATCTGGGGACTCCATGTCGCTCCACAATCCGTGCAGATGAATGGGATGAGTCATCATGGTGTCATTGACCAAAACAAAGCGGACCCGCTCTCCAAACTTCAGCACAATGGGCTTTGTCTCAGTGAACTTAAGACCGTTGAATGACCACATGTAGCGCTCCATGTTGCCCGTCAGATGGAGCTCGATCTCCCGCGTGGGATTTCGATTGTCCGCCGGCTCCATCACGGAATGGAGATCGGCATATGTCAGAACCCTGCGGCCGTTATCGCGCAAGCCAGGGCCCGGGTCGTCCAATCTCGTCGAGACGACGTCGGGGGGCATCGTATTGGCTGGACTGCGCTCTCCCGGATAGGGGTGCTTGATCTCGACCATACCTCCTTCATTTCCCTTGTCGCCATGGTTCATTCCTGCCATTCCCGACATTGCGCCCATGCCGCTCATGCCGGTGTGATCCATGCCCTGCATCGAACCATGATCCACAGCGCCTGGCCCTGACGATGGTGTGCTTCCCATGGAGGAATGATCCATTCCCTCCATCGCGGCTCCACTCGAGCTGCCCATCTCCATCCCAGGCATATCGTGAGCCATGCCCATATCCATCATAGTCAAGACTTGCACGCGGTCTAATGCGGGAACTTCCGCCTGCATTCCCTCGCGCGGGGCGAGCGTCGCGCGCGCATAGCCAGACCGATCCATAGCTTGCGAAAAGATGGTGTAGGCACGGTCTTCAGACGGTTCGACAATAACGTCGAAGGTCTCTGCGACAGCGATCCGGAACTCATCCACCTCCACCGGCCTGACGGGCTGCCCGTCAGCGGCCACCACCGTCATTTTCAGACCGGGGATCCGGACATCAAAATAGGTCATTGCCGAACCGTTAATAAAGCGGAGGCGCACTTTCTCTCCTGGCCTGAAGAGTCCAGTCCAGTTCCCAGCGGGCGATTTCCCATTCGTCAGAAAGGTATATGTGGCGCCGGACACATCGGCGAGGTCCGTATTGTTCATGCGCATCTGCTGCCACATCAGACGCTCATTCAATGCCTGCTTCCATCCGACCCTCTTCGCGTCCTCTCGGAGACTCTCGACCGATGGTTGGATGTAGTTGTAATAATCGGGCATCACCTTCAGCTTGCGGAAGACACTCATCGGATCTTCGTCGGTCCAGTCCGAAAGCAGTACGACGTGATCCCGATCTGCGCTTACCGGGTCGGGACGTTCAGGATCGATGACGATCGCGCCGTACAGCCCGGTTTGCTCTTGGAAGCCCGAATGGCTGTGATACCAATATGTGCCGCTTTGGCGCACTTGAAATTGGTAGTCAAACGTCTCCCCCGGACGAATACCAGGAAAGCTGAGCCCCGGCACGCCATCCATGCCCGTGGGAAGAAGGATTCCATGCCAGTGAATCGAGGTATCCTCTTTCAGGCGATTAGTCACGCGTAGCGTGACAGTATCGCCCTCACGCCAGCGCAATGTCGGAGCAGGCAGTGTCCCGTTGACCGTTGTGGCCATACGTGGCGCACCCGTGAGGTTCGCTGGAGTCTGCGCGATTTCCAACTTAAAATCGGTGCCAGACAGAACTGTATTCTGCGACGCGTTGGTGGCTGCCCAGACGGGCGTGCGCCAAAGACCGAGGCTGGCCAACGTGCCTCCGGCAGCCAAGCCCTGAACGAAGCGGCGGCGTGGGTTTGAAACTGCACTTGTCATTCGCTATCTCCCCGGGGCGGCCAACCAGGCCCCCGGTCTTGGTTACTTGATCGACACTGCGCCTTTCATGCCTGCGGGATAGTGGCCCGGCTCCAGGCATGCGAACGCGACTCGCCCTGCCTTGTCGAACTGCCACACGATTTCGCCCGTCTTTCCGGACGGTAATGAAATTGAGTTGGGTTCCTCATGGCGCATACGGGGATCGCTCACCATCATCTGATAGTGGGCATCGAGATTGGCTTCTGTGCCCAACACCATTTCGTGACGAATCTTCCCCGAATTGGTCACGTTGAACCGAACCGTCTCGCCGGCCTTGACCTCAACGTCGCTTGGCATGAACCGCATGGCGTCTGTCATGTTGACGTCGATCGTTCGAGACACCTTGTCGGACGAACCAGGTTTGCCGATCACCGCGGCCGTGTCATGGCCGTCGCGATGCCCCCCGGCGTGGTCGCCAGAGGCCGCCGCACCCAGGGAAATCATCAACGCCGCTGCGGCTGTGGCCGCTTTAGCCAATATCTTTTTCTTAGCCATCGCAATCCTCTGAGCTTAGATGGGAAGGTAGTATTTGGCACTATAGATAGCCGCGCCCAACCCCAAGCTGTCAGAAAGATTACTTTTTTGTAATGTTAGCTGTATGGCCGATCGATATGCCCACTTCTGTGCCGCCTCGATTAGATGCCGCAAACGCAGTACCACCATGCATGCGTGCTATTGCATCAACGATCGCGAGACCTAGCCCATGTCCCTCCGCTCTCCCGCTGCGGGCGCTGTCAGCCCGAAAGAAACGATCAAAAATTCGCGGCAATGCCTCTGGTTCGATGGGGGTTCCCATGTTGCGGACCTTGATTTCGCCTTCGCTGCCACTGCCGCGGCAGAAAATATCAATGTTGAGACCTCTTGGGCTCGCCTTTATGGCGTTGCTTAACAGGTTCGCCAAGGCCCGGCGCAGCAAACGCGGATTTGCTCGAACCATCCCTCCACCGTGAATCGTGACCGACAGTCCGGCCTCCTCCAATGCCGCTTCGTAGTACTCGACGACGTGCGTTGCTACATCAAGCAGCTGGACTTGTTGCGGATCCTGAGCGAGCTCCCCGCCGTCTGCACGAGCAAGGAACAACATATCATTGACAAGGGCCGTCAGGCTCTGCAGTTCTTCCAAGTTTGAGGCGAGCAGATCCTTCAGCTCATCAACGGAGTGAGCCGAGGAAAGTGTAACCTCGGTACCGTTGATTAACGTCGCCAATGGAGTACGCAGCTCATGCGCTACATCTGCGTTGAAGCCCTCCATCTGCTGATACGCGGCTTGCAAACGATCCAGCGTGTTATTGAACGTGTGCGTGAATTCGCGTAGCTCCCGGTCGATCCCGCGCTCTGGAAGCCGTACCGCCAAGTTCTCGGGCTGGATACGTGAGGCCTGGACGGATAGCCGGCGTATGGGCGCTAACGAACGCCGAACCGCCCAGGCGGATAACACCACCGTAGCGCCGACCCACAGTGCGCAGATGAGAATCAGTGCAGTTGCAAACGCATACAGGAACTGCATGCTTGGCCGAATATTCACCGCGACGATCAGGTTGGCGTCTTTGAGAACCGGACTGTCAATCTTCAGACTCAAACCTCGCATGTCCCATCCGTCCTGAGTCTTTAGCCACACTTCGTCCTCGCCCACTTGCCGCAGCGCGGGAGGCGCGTCGGTGCCATAGAGAACTTTTCCATCACGGCCCAAGATCCACACCCTCAGATTGACATGGCCGACGAGGATATTGCCGAGAGTCTCTCGAAATTGCTCCATGTCCGGAGGCGTATCGAGCATGTCAATTAGATGGTCTATTAGCTCCAACTTTCCCGCCACCTCAGTCATCTCCTGGCGCTGCACTTCCCGCTTAAGTGCCCAGAACAGGGTATAGCCGGCGATGCAGGATACGACGAAAGCGATCACGCCCAGCAGGACCGTGAGGCGGATTTCAATTGACGGTATGCGCCAGCCTCTCACGATGCTCTCGCCTCTAGCACGTAGCCCATCCCACGAACGGTGTGAAGGAGTTTTCTTTCGAAAGGGTCATCAATCTTCGCGCGGAGTCGGCGCACCGCCACTTCAATGACGTTTGTGTCGCCATCGAAATTCATATCCCACACCTGCTCCGCGAGCATTGTCCTGGACAGCACCTCACCCTGACGGCGCAACATCAGCGCGAGCAAGGAAAATTCTTTCGCGGTCAAATCAAGTCTGACTCCCGCACGGTGAGCCTTGCGACGGGCTAGATCCAACTCTAAGTCGTCCAGTCGCAAAAGCGTGGATTCTTGCCCTCGGCCGCGGCGCAGCAATGCTTGTATCCGAGCAAGGAGCTCCGAAAACGCGAATGGCTTTACAAGGTAGTCGTCCGCTCCACCCTCCAAACCTCGAACGCGGTCTTCCACCTTATCGCGCGCCGTCAACATGAGCACAGGCGTGTCCTTAACCCGGCGCAGGTCGCTCAAGATACCGAACCCGTCGATACCGGGAAGCATGACATCCAGCACTATCAGGTCGTAGCTGTTCTCCAGTGCAGCATGCCTGCCGTCTGTCCCGTCCAGTGAAACGTCGACGACGTAGTTGTGTTCCCTCAATCCCTTCTGAAGATAGTGCGCGAGCTTGCGCTCATCTTCGATGACCAGAATACGCATAGTCCACCCCAATTCATTGCATAAATGTAATCAGGCAGTCCGGGTCATGTCAGGACAGCCCGCGTAGAGTCCAGCTTGTAAGACGACCACGCCGTTGAACTCAGAACCCAAGGACTATTTATGCGCACTCGTAAATCAATCACTTCACTTATTGTGACCGCGGCAGCGCTCGGGCCGGCCATCGCCGGCGCATCCACTACCTTCGAAGTTACCAACGACGAAATCGGCGTTGCGACACATTATGCGCCCTCTGCTGTCACACGAGAGCAGGTCGCTCAAGACCTGGCAGCTTGGAAGAAGCGCCCCTTTGCGGCCGATGGATGGACATTGACCGACGGCGAGGAGGGGTGGACCGCCGCCTTCGGAAGAGGCAAGGCACCGGGTGACCGACACAGCATTCTGTCGCGGACGTCCCATCCACACTGGCAAGCTGTGGACGGTGAAGCCGGTTGGGTCAATGCCCTCGGAACTTGAGGCACGACGCTTCCTCCATCGCACTCAGAATTGTGATCGCACCGCGGTCCATCTCTGCGGAGTTCTCCAGCGGCATCCTCGAAGCGAAGCCAAAGGAAGAGCCTGGATCAACCGTAGACCGTTCACTGGAGGTCCGGCGCTGTGCGATGGAAAGCTCGTTTTCGCCGGCCAGCGGACGTCTATTCACTATGAGAAATCTTATGAATCGCTTCACTCTTTCCCTTCTCGTCTCTGTGCTTTCGGTCGGCATGGCGTCCACTGCATACGCACAGTCGAAGACCCGAGAGCAGGTCCTGCAAGAATTGCAACAGGCTCGGGCGGCCGGGCTGATTACGTATGGCGAGCAGGCTTATCCGCCCGCCTTTTCGCAACTGAGTACGAAGACGCGCGCCCGGGTCGGTGAGGAATTGCGCGAGGCGAAAGCTGCTGGGCTTGTGAACAACGCGGAACAAGCCTATCCGCCGGCGCTTCTCGAGACGTCGTCCCAGTCCAAACCTCGCGGGGAAATTCGCGCGGAACTGGATGCCGCCAAGGCCGCCGGCCAGATCTCTTTCGGTGAACTGGACTATCCTCCGGACACTAACGGGTAACTACTTGGCTCTTGGCTCGCACAGCGTGCGGAGCACGGCGAGGGTGCGTTTGTTGGGTTTAACTGGTTCGGTGCACACAGGGGCTGAACTCATGGCAAGCCTCCGCGACTTGCTAGTGGAATGGAGCGTGGACGAACTCCCGACTTGCACCCATCGCTCTGTGGCAGCATCATCAACTTCGGCTCATTTTGAACCGCCCCGGGTTTCGCGGAGGCTCCAACTCTTGAGAGAATGTGAGCCATGAGCAAAAACAACGCGAACAAGTTTTCCCCGGAAGTGCGCGAGCGCGCCGTGCGTCTGGTGCAGGAGTCCCGCAGCGAGTATCCGTCGCTGTGGGTGGCAGTCGAGTCCATCGCGCCCAAGATTGGCTGCTCGGCGCAGACGCTGCTGACCTGGGTCAAGCGCCATGAAGTCGACAGCGGGCAGCGCGAAGGCGTCAACACCAGCGAGCGCGAGCGAATCAAGGAGCTGGAGCGGGAGAACCGCGAACTGCGGCGGGCCAACGACATTCTGCGTACAGCCAGCGCTTTTTTCGCGCAGGCGGAGCTCGACCGCAAACTGAAGTCGTAAACACCTACATCGACCGGCACCGGGAGGTCTACGGGGTCGAGCCGATCTGCAAGGTGTTGCAGGTTGCCCCGTCGGCCTATCGGCGCCACGCCGCGCGGCTACGCGAACCGTCTCGGCGCAGCGACCGCGCCCGGCGTGACGAACATCTGAAGCCGCATGTCCAGCGAGTCTGGCAGGAGAACCATCGCGTCTATGGTGCCGCCAAGGTCTGGCGGCAACTGAACCGTGAAGGCGTGACGGTCGCCCGTTGCACGGTCGAACGCCTGATGCGCGCCCAGGGCCTGCAAGGCGTGCGGCGCGGCAAGCGGCTGCGAACGACGATTGCCGATGACGCAGCCAGCCGTCCGCTGGATCGAGTCAATCGACAGTTCCGCGCCGACCGTCCGAACCAGCTCTGGGTCTCGGACTTCACCTACGTCTCGACCTGGCAGGGCTGGCTGTACGTGGCCTTCGTCATCGACGTCTACGCACGGCGCATTGTCGGCTGGCGCGTGAGCAAATCCATGACGACGGACTTCGTGCTTGATGCGCTGGAGCAGGCCCTATACGCCCGCCAGCCTGGCAACGATGGTTCTCTGACCCATCACTCCGATAGGGGATCGCAGTACGTCAGCATCCGCTATAGCGAACGCCTGGCCGAAGCGGGCATCGAGCCGTCCGTGGGTAGCCGTGGTGACAGTTACGACAACGCCTTGGCCGAGACGATCAACGGTTTGTACAAGGCCGAATTGATCCATCGTCGGGCGCCCTGGAAAAGCCGGGAATCGGTCGAACTGGCCACCCTGGAATGGGTAGCCTGGTTCAACCATAAACGCCTGCACTCATCGATCGGCTATATTCCGCCAGCCGAGGCTGAGGCAAACTACTACAACCAACTCGGCACAACCGCCGACGAGGCCGTTTTACTTTAACCACACAGCCTCCGCGAAACCCGGGGCGATTCAAAAAGACAATGGGATCTCCCTCTCCCATGACTTCGACCGCCAGCTTGGCACGACCAGACTTGGTTAGAACTTCCATCTTCATAAACCGTCTCCCCTTAGCAGAACGCGAACAATAACAGGGGAGCAACTGCCGACCGCTTGGACTGCGCGGTCTGAGTAAAGGGAGCCAGAGGACCGCAATGGGTCGAAATCGGCCTGTCGCCCACGCAGTTCAAGCCCAGGGAGGCCATGCAGCCCGGCGTATCGGGCGTGGCCGCATGGCCGATACCAGACCACGCCAGCAGTATGCCGGACAAGCTCAGGTCGCCTGCCACGAGCAAGGGCTCCATGCCGAAAAAATAGCGGCCCCGCTTGAAGTCGAGACACGAAATCAAACCTCTACAGGCAGAACGCCTGCGATAGGCCAAGCGGGGAATGACGCAAGTCACCAGACAGCGGATCGAGGCCGGTTTTACTTGCGCTCACCCCCCTGCAGTTCCGAAATTCTCCCAGAAAATCACCTACATACGCGGACTGTTGCTATCGCAAGCTGAGATCCCTCCGTACCGTACCTACATGAAGGAATGTACGGTACGCGATTTCGAGCGGTACGGCCGTACCGCCCCGCACGTGAATCCAAAGCGCTCGGCGGCGGCAGAAAACCTCTTCCCGGTCGGCATGCCGCCACCGGCTTTCCGCGGCGCCGTTTCTGCTTGCGCCATATCCACGGCGCTGCGGACGCAGAAGCGCCGGCACGATAAGCAGGAATGACGACGGCCTTGCAAAATAAGGTGGCATACATGAGGTTTATTTGCACCCACCTCAAAATGAGTTCGTGCTAGGGTTTCGTCTTCATAGACATCATGCGAGGACGACAACCGTGACCCAGCTCCTTCCCCATACCAAAAGGAAGCCATATCACCCCGTGGTGATCAATATCCTGAAGAAGCGGTCGGCGCGGGTCGTGCTTGACGCACCGTGCGGCCACGGCTGGCTGGGCAACGAACTACCTCGTGTTGAACCGGCCGCGCTTATCGACGGTCTTGGCCTTTGGGAGTATCCGGACGCTGTGCCTGCCTACAGGTGCGTCCAAGAGCACGACCTGGATGAGCCGCTGCCGGCT includes:
- a CDS encoding copper resistance system multicopper oxidase, translating into MTSAVSNPRRRFVQGLAAGGTLASLGLWRTPVWAATNASQNTVLSGTDFKLEIAQTPANLTGAPRMATTVNGTLPAPTLRWREGDTVTLRVTNRLKEDTSIHWHGILLPTGMDGVPGLSFPGIRPGETFDYQFQVRQSGTYWYHSHSGFQEQTGLYGAIVIDPERPDPVSADRDHVVLLSDWTDEDPMSVFRKLKVMPDYYNYIQPSVESLREDAKRVGWKQALNERLMWQQMRMNNTDLADVSGATYTFLTNGKSPAGNWTGLFRPGEKVRLRFINGSAMTYFDVRIPGLKMTVVAADGQPVRPVEVDEFRIAVAETFDVIVEPSEDRAYTIFSQAMDRSGYARATLAPREGMQAEVPALDRVQVLTMMDMGMAHDMPGMEMGSSSGAAMEGMDHSSMGSTPSSGPGAVDHGSMQGMDHTGMSGMGAMSGMAGMNHGDKGNEGGMVEIKHPYPGERSPANTMPPDVVSTRLDDPGPGLRDNGRRVLTYADLHSVMEPADNRNPTREIELHLTGNMERYMWSFNGLKFTETKPIVLKFGERVRFVLVNDTMMTHPIHLHGLWSDMESPDGKFQVRKHTISLNPAQRITYRVSADARGNWAYHCHLLFHMEAGMFRAVVVE
- a CDS encoding plastocyanin/azurin family copper-binding protein, whose protein sequence is MAKKKILAKAATAAAALMISLGAAASGDHAGGHRDGHDTAAVIGKPGSSDKVSRTIDVNMTDAMRFMPSDVEVKAGETVRFNVTNSGKIRHEMVLGTEANLDAHYQMMVSDPRMRHEEPNSISLPSGKTGEIVWQFDKAGRVAFACLEPGHYPAGMKGAVSIK
- a CDS encoding heavy metal sensor histidine kinase — encoded protein: MRGWRIPSIEIRLTVLLGVIAFVVSCIAGYTLFWALKREVQRQEMTEVAGKLELIDHLIDMLDTPPDMEQFRETLGNILVGHVNLRVWILGRDGKVLYGTDAPPALRQVGEDEVWLKTQDGWDMRGLSLKIDSPVLKDANLIVAVNIRPSMQFLYAFATALILICALWVGATVVLSAWAVRRSLAPIRRLSVQASRIQPENLAVRLPERGIDRELREFTHTFNNTLDRLQAAYQQMEGFNADVAHELRTPLATLINGTEVTLSSAHSVDELKDLLASNLEELQSLTALVNDMLFLARADGGELAQDPQQVQLLDVATHVVEYYEAALEEAGLSVTIHGGGMVRANPRLLRRALANLLSNAIKASPRGLNIDIFCRGSGSEGEIKVRNMGTPIEPEALPRIFDRFFRADSARSGRAEGHGLGLAIVDAIARMHGGTAFAASNRGGTEVGISIGHTANITKK
- a CDS encoding heavy metal response regulator transcription factor, which gives rise to MRILVIEDERKLAHYLQKGLREHNYVVDVSLDGTDGRHAALENSYDLIVLDVMLPGIDGFGILSDLRRVKDTPVLMLTARDKVEDRVRGLEGGADDYLVKPFAFSELLARIQALLRRGRGQESTLLRLDDLELDLARRKAHRAGVRLDLTAKEFSLLALMLRRQGEVLSRTMLAEQVWDMNFDGDTNVIEVAVRRLRAKIDDPFERKLLHTVRGMGYVLEARAS
- a CDS encoding DUF4148 domain-containing protein → MRTRKSITSLIVTAAALGPAIAGASTTFEVTNDEIGVATHYAPSAVTREQVAQDLAAWKKRPFAADGWTLTDGEEGWTAAFGRGKAPGDRHSILSRTSHPHWQAVDGEAGWVNALGT
- a CDS encoding DUF4148 domain-containing protein, whose translation is MNRFTLSLLVSVLSVGMASTAYAQSKTREQVLQELQQARAAGLITYGEQAYPPAFSQLSTKTRARVGEELREAKAAGLVNNAEQAYPPALLETSSQSKPRGEIRAELDAAKAAGQISFGELDYPPDTNG
- a CDS encoding IS3 family transposase (programmed frameshift) produces the protein MSKNNANKFSPEVRERAVRLVQESRSEYPSLWVAVESIAPKIGCSAQTLLTWVKRHEVDSGQREGVNTSERERIKELERENRELRRANDILRTASGFFRAGGARPQTEVVNTYIDRHREVYGVEPICKVLQVAPSAYRRHAARLREPSRRSDRARRDEHLKPHVQRVWQENHRVYGAAKVWRQLNREGVTVARCTVERLMRAQGLQGVRRGKRLRTTIADDAASRPLDRVNRQFRADRPNQLWVSDFTYVSTWQGWLYVAFVIDVYARRIVGWRVSKSMTTDFVLDALEQALYARQPGNDGSLTHHSDRGSQYVSIRYSERLAEAGIEPSVGSRGDSYDNALAETINGLYKAELIHRRAPWKSRESVELATLEWVAWFNHKRLHSSIGYIPPAEAEANYYNQLGTTADEAVLL